Proteins found in one Anopheles aquasalis chromosome 3, idAnoAquaMG_Q_19, whole genome shotgun sequence genomic segment:
- the LOC126575470 gene encoding scoloptoxin SSD552-like: MTANGNMRHWCSVSLLLVGVVTVASGFSFGRPAAHSASGYSGYCAPSLCPHGGPNVGCNPPPLAGGGHCYGKGASVLQLDGPVRGQILHLHNLYRSHVASGKQSPLPPASNMAALVWDEELATQAGHNARSCVFAHDRCRNTPQYPYSGQNLSLMRYYGTSYTIDDLIARFINGWWSEFKATRPAYIEAFPRSQTKKIGHFTQIVSDRTTRIGCAMQTWEEGLWRTVYFVCNYSFTNIVGQQVYTAGPTGAHCSAGLDPTYPGLCRHT; encoded by the exons ATGACCGCGAACGGGAACATGCGTCATTGGTGCAGCG tGTCGCTTCTTTTGGTCGGCGTGGTGACCGTCGCTAGCGGGTTCAGCTTTGGCAGGCCAGCAGCTCATTCGGCCAGCGGGTACAGCGGGTACTGTGCGCCCAGTTTATGTCCTCACGGTGGACCGAACGTTGGATGcaatccaccaccgctggctggcggtggacACTGTTACGGGAAGGGAGCGAGTGTGCTGCAGCTGGATGGGCCCGTTCGGGGGCAGATACTGCACCTGCACAACCTCTACCGTTCGCATGTGGCTTCCGGAAAGCAGAGTCCACTACCACCGGCCAGCAACATGGCGGCGCTCGTCTGGGATGAGGAGCTAGCGACCCAGGCCGGTCACAATGCTCGTTCGTGTGTATTTGCGCACGATCGGTGCCGTAATACTCCGCAGTATCCGTACTCTGGCCAGAATCTGTCACTGATGCGGTACTACGGTACGAGCTACACGATCGATGATTTGATCGCTCGCTTCATCAACGGTTGGTGGAGTGAATTCAAGGCAACTCGGCCAGCGTACATCGAGGCGTTTCCACGATCACAAAC GAAGAAGATTGGTCACTTTACGCAGATCGTTAGTGATCGGACGACGCGGATCGGATGTGCGATGCAAACGTGGGAGGAGGGACTGTGGCGGACGGTGTACTTTGTGTGCAACTACTCGTTCACTAATATCGTCGGCCAGCAGGTGTACACGGCCGGGCCGACCGGGGCTCACTGTAGCGCAGGATTGGATCCGACCTATCCGGGCCTTTGCCGACATACGTGA
- the LOC126574927 gene encoding uncharacterized protein LOC126574927, translating to MHLGLADTSLLLVLIMMRTQVCHCLRYTCTVGSDGFCIFQGVHIETAEQAQEVQLEPPAAATDVSVPVTRVKFRESSMFALPIRLYDAFRQLQELRVWWMQLHSIHIGARLLTLDAEKNRISSITSDPETVPLLRKLELSQNRLRNIDNISHFEHLEVLELGHNDLRTLDLCVLQRMQRLRLLDLSSNNLALVKSSLGHEKLPALTVLYLNDNRLTYLDLGILRAMPALEKLHLANNALVYVDNYDNLPALLPRLRSLQIYENDWHCEALTDVLGQLRKMGVQEYKAYSAFNCKDRSVEGVCCTDNKPFALVRKSHQYISNYATELNGHARYLARELHRTRHELHRLVASENFTQTTLQMLGDEVDELRSQLSDLVMEGGAAPAPGNRGKANGGRNGVAGDQPQTVERLASELAKLRRDYQKLTGENQMMRQQVRQYEQLKQEVNQLRESSDDTKLELQLLKEQNALLRHDLQKLQQLFSLGANV from the exons ATGCACCTCGGACTAGCAGATACCTC TCTGTTGCTAGTGTTGATCATGATGCGTACGCAGGTGTGCCACTGCCTCCGGTACACCTGTACCGTCGGCTCCGATGGGTTCTGCATCTTCCAGGGTGTTCACATCGAGACGGCCGAACAGGCGCAGGAAGTGCAGCTGGAACCGCCGGCTGCCGCGACGGATGTGAGCGTACCGGTGACGCGCGTCAAGTTCCGCGAATCGAGCATGTTCGCGCTACCGATCCGGCTGTACGATGCATTCCGGCAGCTGCAGGAGCTACGCGTCTGGTGGATGCAGCTGCACAGTATCCACATCGGTGCCCGGTTGCTGACACTCGATGCGGAGAAGaaccgcatcagcagcatcacgtcCGATCCGGAGACGGTGCCGTTGTTGCGTAAGCTCGAGCTGAGCCAGAACCGGCTACGCAACATTGACAACATTTCGCACTTTGAGCACCTGGAGGTGCTCGAGCTTGGCCACAACGATCTCCGGACGCTCGATCTGTGTGTGCTGCAGCGAATGCAGCGGCTACGGTTGCTCGATCTGTCCAGCAACAATCTGGCGCTGGTGAAGAGTTCGCTCGGGCACGAGAAACTGCCGGCGTTGACAGTATTATACCTGAACGATAACCGGCTAACGTATCTCGATCTGGGCATCCTCCGTGCGATGCCCGCCCTCGAGAAGCTTCATCTCGCCAACAATGCGCTGGTGTACGTGGACAACTACGACAACCTGCCGGCCCTGTTGCCCCGGTTGCGGTCACTGCAGATTTATGAGAACGATTGGCATTGCGAGGCACTGACGGATGTGTTGGGGCAGCTGCGTAAGATGGGCGTGCAGGAGTACAAAGCGTACAGTGCGTTTAATTGTAAAGATCGCTCGGTCGAGGGCGTATGCTGTACCGACAACAAACCGTTCGCACTCGTACGGAAATCGCACCAGTACATTAGCAACTATGCGACGGAGCTGAATGGGCATGCGCGCTATCTGGCCAGGGAGCTACaccggacgcgccacgagttgCACCGGTTGGTGGCGAGCGAGAACTTTACCCAGACCACTCTGCAGATGCTCGGCGATGAGGTGGACGAACTGCGGTCCCAGCTGTCCGATCTGGTGATGGAAGGTGGAGCAGCCCCAGCCCCGGGTAACCGAGGGAAAGCGAATGGCGGACGGAACGGTGTGGCCGGGGATCAGCCTCAGACGGTCGAGCGGTTAGCGAGCGAACTGGCCAAACTGCGGCGCGACTACCAGAAGCTTACGGGCGAGAACCAAATGATGCGGCAACAGGTGCGACAGTACGAGCAGCTGAAGCAAGAGGTCAATCAGCTCCGGGAATCGTCGGACGATACGAAGCTCGAGCTGCAGCTACTCAAGGAGCAAAATGCGCTGCTGCGGCACGATCTGCAGAAGCTACAACAACTGTTCAGTCTCGGTGCGAACGTCTGA
- the LOC126576813 gene encoding phospholipid scramblase 2-like, translated as MCMAVCTPNCPPGLEYLTGIDKLRVSQSVDFLKVFTPFEFVNEYTIKSAVGDHVFSAKEDTSCCNRFCCSTLRSFDMELVDKSMKRVLHLSRPLRCQSCCFPCCLQELEVTGSNGVIGYVEQNWSFWIPKFSIKNQNGETVLKIVGPCLTFATCCSEAVFKIFATDGTQIGQINKQWSGVGKEVFTDSDNFEISFPIDLDARMKATLLGALLLIEYMYFENVPTNLIGLLCLSIQPRPA; from the exons ATGTGTATGGCGGTGTGCACACCAAATTGCCCTCCTGGTTTGGAGTATCTGACTGGCATTGACAAGCTGCGGGTGAGCCAGTCTGTTGATTTCCTGAAGGTGTTCACCCCCTTCGAGTTCGTCAATGAATACACGATCAAGAGTGCGGTCGGCGATCATGTGTTTTCGGCAAAGGAGGATACAAGTTGCTGCAATCGGTTTTGCTGCTCTACCCTTCGTAGCTTCGATATGGAGCTCGTTGACAAGTCCATGAAACGGGTCCTCCACCTTAGCCGTCCCTTGCGATGCCAGTCGTGCTGTTTTCCATGTTGTCTGCAGGAGTTAGAGGTAACTGGTTCCAACGGTGTTATCGGATATGTGGAGCAGAATTGGTCGTTCTGGATTCCTAAGTTCAGCATCAAGAATCAGAACGGTGAGACGGTGCTGAAGATTGTCGGGCCTTGCCTTACGTTCGCCACATGCTGCAGTGAGGCTGTGTTTAAG ATTTTTGCTACCGACGGTACACAGATCGGGCAGATCAACAAGCAGTGGTCGGGAGTGGGCAAAGAAGTGTTTACCGATTCGGATAATTTCGAAATCAGCTTCCCGATAGACCTGGACGCTCGGATGAAAGCCACTTTACTCGGGGCATTGTTATTAATT gaataCATGTACTTCGAGAACGTTCCAACAAACCTGATAGGGCTGCTATGTTTATCGATTCAACCTCGTCCTGCTTAG